One segment of Takifugu rubripes chromosome 5, fTakRub1.2, whole genome shotgun sequence DNA contains the following:
- the LOC105416469 gene encoding hemicentin-1 isoform X1 has translation MSNHQLLDSERLLVLLSLKSIWMFQFHHPTCWSNMSHLRRMLGFLILMFLQCEADKSCSPGLINLDPEVVVEYGETVVLNCTSTSEDDLDVFWKIGMEEELSYVEVPGTKWDMKAECVIQLNDSFQCSNEVNIVVYKTPDSVSVSADVTQEGAVMVLSCDVTNVAPLQALRVKWYRGNDTVHTQMLNDTSRTPASVISTLRTTVVREDNGVEFRCAAELHLGPNGPELVPTVTSSAYTAVVLYKPRIQGCSGHFRGVEGDITIDRLPCHVDGNPPPTVQWYHGGTAISASVPLTRTGSGEYTAEVVNSLGKSSTSVNITVEYAPTFKENLLEISVPVGANVELSCDAEGHPQPKLNWTCDGAHEKETTNHLYIVQIEHNMRCQCTASNYLHSATKEFIIVVVEPRPAVPPAAITTPEAVPQSACPVILTPAEVVVRFGDPLSINCSTSAANVEEIDFIVSFGKKQVEQPLSVSWAVEEVKEWDVNAECFVTLGQNQCSEMPNVIVYKTPDSVSVSADVTQEGAEMVLSCDVTNVAPLQALRVKWYRGNDMVHTQMLNDTSRTPASAVSTFRTAVMREDNGVEFRCAAELHLGPNGPELVPTVTSSAYTAVVLYKPRIQGCSGHFRGVEGDITIDRLPCHVDGNPPPTVQWYHGGTAISASVPLTRTGSGEYTAEVVNSLGKSITSVNITVEYAPTFKENLLEISVPVGANVELSCDAEGHPQPHLNWTCDGAHEKETTNHLYIVQIEHNMRCQCTASNYLHSATKEFIIVVVKPSTAVPPAAITTPEAVPQSACPVILTPAEVVVRFGDPLSINCSTSAANVKEIDFIVSFGKKQVEQPLSVSWAVEEVKEWDVNAECFVTLEQNQCFKMPNVIVYKTPDSVSVSAGVTQEGAEMVLSCDVTNVAPLQALRVKWYRGNDMVHTQMLNDTSRTPASAVSTFRTAVMREDNGVEFRCAAELHLGPNGPELVPTVTSSAYTAVVLYKPRIQGCSGHFRGVEGDITIDRLPCHVDGNPPPTVQWYHGGTAISASVPLTRTGSGEYTAEVVNSLGKSITSVNITVEYAPTFKENLLEISVPVGANVELSCDAEGHPQPHLNWTCDGAHEKETTNHLYIVQIEHNMRCQCTASNYLHSATKEFIIVVVKPSTAVPPAAITTPEAVPQSACPVILTPAEVVVRFGDPLSINCSTSAANVKEIDFIVSFGKKQVEQPLSVSWAVEEVKEWDVNAECFVTLEQNQCFKMPNVIVYKTPDSVSVSAGVTQEGAEMVLSCDVTNVAPLQALRVKWYRGNDMVHTQMLNDTSRTPASAVSTFRTAVMREDNGVEFRCAAELHLGPNGPELVPTVTSSAYTAVVLYKPRIQGCSGHFRGVEGDITIDRLPCHVDGNPPPTVQWYHGGTAISASVPLTRTGSGEYTAEVVNSLGKSITSVNITVEYAPTFKENLLEISVPVGANVELSCDAEGHPQPHLNWTCDGAHEKETTNHLYIVQIEHNMRCQCTASNYLHSATKEFIIVVVKPRPAVPPAAITTPEAVPQSACPVILTPAEVVVRFGDPLSINCSTSAANVKEIDFIVSFGKKQVEQPLSVSWAVEEVKEWDVNAECFVTLEQNQCSEMPNVIVYKTPDSVSVSAGVTQEGAEMVLSCDVTNVAPLQALRVKWYRGNDMVHTQMFNDTSRTPASAVSTLRNTAVREDNGVEFRCAAELHLGPNGPELVPTVTSSAYTAVVLYKPRIQGCSGHFRGVEGDITIDRLPCHVDGNPPPTVQWYHGGTAISASVPLTRTGSGEYTAEVVNSLGKSSTSVYITVEYSPSFTCNQHYEIKEDAQVQSVCEPDGLPPPIITWTKDGAVIPTPPRWTKHDSGNYSLTATNKHGTRSHWLYLNVLYAPVFNLESYTQEVYPGENVNLDCSAEGNPPPEISWEYAPADNAMVTGGRQKSIRITGATSTNAGVYVCVAKSKAGRVTRSVTLLMKGESSRVPPEVLWLLPLLLIIIILLVVLLYRTCKKKHGEYRFVADRAKDGSDVSIPLTTKHKGVQA, from the exons ATGAGTAATCATCAGCTACTGGATTCAGAGCGTTTGCTTGTTCTTCTGAGTCTGAAGAGCATCTGGATGTTCCAGTTCCATCATCCTACCTGCTGGTCCAACATGTCCCATCTCAGGAGGATGCTGGGCTTTCTCATACTCATGTTTTTACAATGTG AGGCAGATAAAAGCTGTTCTCCTGGCCTCATCAACCTGGATCCTGAGGTTGTAGTAGAATATGGAGAAACTGTAGTTTTAAACTGCACCAGCACTTCTGAGGATGACCTGGATGTGTTTTGGAAAATTGGAATGGAAGAGGAGCTTAGTTATGTCGAAGTTCCTGGGACAAAGTGGGATATGAAAGCTGAGTGTGTCATTCAGCTGAATGACTCTTTTCAATGCAGCAATGAAGTTAATATTGTTGTGTACA AGACTCCAGACTCTGTGTCAGTCTCTGCTGATGTGACGCAGGAGGGAGCAGTGATGGTCctgagctgtgatgtcactAACGTGGCCCCTCTTCAGGCGCTCAGAGTGAAGTGGTACAGAGGCAATGACACGgtgcacacacaaatgcttAATGACACCAGTAGGACTCCAGCCAGCGTCATCTCCACCTTGAGAACCACTGTCGTGAGAGAGGACAATGGAGTGGAGTTCAGGTGTGCGGCTGAGCTGCACCTCGGACCCAACGGACCAGAGCTCGTCCCTACAGTGACCTCATCAGCTTACACTGCTGTCGTGCTCT ATAAGCCAAGGATCCAAGGGTGTTCAGGCCACTTCAGAGGTGTGGAGGGTGACATTACGATAGACAGGTTGCCCTGTCATGTAGATGGGAACCCTCCACCCACTGTCCAGTGGTACCATGGGGGGACAGCGATCAGTGCATCTGTGCCTCTCACCAGGACTGGCTCAGGAGAGTACACAGCTGAAGTTGTGAACAGTCTCGGCAAAAGCAGCACCTCTGTCAACATCACCGTTGAAT ATGCTCCCACCTTCAAGGAAAACTTGTTGGAGATTTCTGTTCCTGTAGGAGCAAATGTTGAACTGAGCTGTGATGCAGAGGGGCACCCTCAACCAAAACTTAACTGGACCTGTGATGGTGCACATGAGAAGGAGACCACAAATCATCTCTACATTGTCCAAATAGAACACAATATGAGATGTCAATGTACAGCCAGCAATTATCTGCACAGTGCAACAAAGGAATTCATCATTGTGGTGGTTGAACCAAGACCAGCAGTGCCCCCTGCAGCCATAACCACTCCTGAGGCAGTGCCACAATCTG CATGTCCTGTAATACTGACCCCTGCTGAGGTGGTGGTGAGATTTGGAGATCCACTTTCAATTAACTGCAGCACGTCGGCTGCAAACGTTGAGGAGATCGACTTCATTGTCTCATTTGGAAAGAAGCAGGTTGAACAACCTTTGTCTGTCAGCTGGGCTGTGGAAGAAGTCAAAGAGTGGGATGTAAACGCTGAATGCTTTGTGACTCTGGGACAAAATCAGTGCTCTGAGATGCCAAACGTCATCGTTTATA AGACTCCAGACTCTGTGTCAGTCTCTGCTGATGTGAcgcaggagggagcagagatggtcctgagctgtgatgtcactAACGTGGCCCCTCTTCAGGCGCTCAGAGTGAAGTGGTACAGAGGCAATGACATGgtgcacacacaaatgcttAATGACACCAGTAGGACTCCAGCCAGCGCCGTCTCCACCTTCAGAACCGCTGTCATGAGAGAGGACAATGGAGTGGAGTTCAGGTGTGCGGCTGAGCTGCACCTCGGACCCAACGGACCAGAGCTCGTCCCTACAGTGACCTCATCAGCTTACACTGCTGTCGTGCTCT ATAAGCCAAGGATCCAAGGGTGTTCAGGCCACTTCAGAGGTGTGGAGGGTGACATTACGATAGACAGGTTGCCCTGTCATGTAGATGGGAACCCTCCACCCACTGTCCAGTGGTACCATGGGGGGACAGCGATCAGTGCATCTGTGCCTCTCACCAGGACTGGCTCAGGAGAGTACACAGCTGAAGTTGTGAACAGTCTCGGCAAAAGCATCACCTCTGTCAACATCACCGTTGAAT ATGCTCCCACCTTCAAGGAAAACTTGTTGGAGATTTCTGTTCCTGTAGGAGCAAATGTTGAACTGAGCTGTGATGCAGAGGGGCACCCTCAACCACACCTTAACTGGACCTGTGATGGTGCACATGAGAAGGAGACCACAAATCATCTCTACATTGTCCAAATAGAACACAATATGAGATGTCAATGTACAGCCAGCAATTATCTGCACAGTGCAACAAAGGAATTCATCATTGTGGTGGTTAAACCAAGCACAGCAGTGCCCCCTGCAGCCATAACCACTCCTGAGGCAGTGCCACAATCTG CATGTCCTGTAATACTGACCCCTGCTGAGGTGGTGGTGAGATTTGGAGATCCACTTTCAATTAACTGCAGCACGTCGGCTGCAAACGTTAAGGAGATCGACTTCATTGTCTCATTTGGAAAGAAGCAGGTTGAACAACCTTTGTCTGTCAGCTGGGCTGTGGAAGAAGTCAAAGAGTGGGATGTAAACGCTGAATGCTTTGTGACTCTGGAACAAAATCAGTGCTTTAAGATGCCAAACGTCATCGTTTATA AGACTCCAGACTCTGTGTCAGTCTCTGCTGGTGTGAcgcaggagggagcagagatggtcctgagctgtgatgtcactAACGTGGCCCCTCTTCAGGCGCTCAGAGTGAAGTGGTACAGAGGCAATGACATGgtgcacacacaaatgcttAATGACACCAGTAGGACTCCAGCCAGCGCCGTCTCCACCTTCAGAACCGCTGTCATGAGAGAGGACAATGGAGTGGAGTTCAGGTGTGCGGCTGAGCTGCACCTCGGACCCAACGGACCAGAGCTCGTCCCTACAGTGACCTCATCAGCTTACACTGCTGTCGTGCTCT ATAAGCCAAGGATCCAAGGGTGTTCAGGCCACTTCAGAGGTGTGGAGGGTGACATTACGATAGACAGGTTGCCCTGTCATGTAGATGGGAACCCTCCACCCACTGTCCAGTGGTACCATGGGGGGACAGCGATCAGTGCATCTGTGCCTCTCACCAGGACTGGCTCAGGAGAGTACACAGCTGAAGTTGTGAACAGTCTCGGCAAAAGCATCACCTCTGTCAACATCACCGTTGAAT ATGCTCCCACCTTCAAGGAAAACTTGTTGGAGATTTCTGTTCCTGTAGGAGCAAATGTTGAACTGAGCTGTGATGCAGAGGGGCACCCTCAACCACACCTTAACTGGACCTGTGATGGTGCACATGAGAAGGAGACCACAAATCATCTCTACATTGTCCAAATAGAACACAATATGAGATGTCAATGTACAGCCAGCAATTATCTGCACAGTGCAACAAAGGAATTCATCATTGTGGTGGTTAAACCAAGCACAGCAGTGCCCCCTGCAGCCATAACCACTCCTGAGGCAGTGCCACAATCTG CATGTCCTGTAATACTGACCCCTGCTGAGGTGGTGGTGAGATTTGGAGATCCACTTTCAATTAACTGCAGCACGTCGGCTGCAAACGTTAAGGAGATCGACTTCATTGTCTCATTTGGAAAGAAGCAGGTTGAACAACCTTTGTCTGTCAGCTGGGCTGTGGAAGAAGTCAAAGAGTGGGATGTAAACGCTGAATGCTTTGTGACTCTGGAACAAAATCAGTGCTTTAAGATGCCAAACGTCATCGTTTATA AGACTCCAGACTCTGTGTCAGTCTCTGCTGGTGTGAcgcaggagggagcagagatggtcctgagctgtgatgtcactAACGTGGCCCCTCTTCAGGCGCTCAGAGTGAAGTGGTACAGAGGCAATGACATGgtgcacacacaaatgcttAATGACACCAGTAGGACTCCAGCCAGCGCCGTCTCCACCTTCAGAACCGCTGTCATGAGAGAGGACAATGGAGTGGAGTTCAGGTGTGCGGCTGAGCTGCACCTCGGACCCAACGGACCAGAGCTCGTCCCTACAGTGACCTCATCAGCTTACACTGCTGTCGTGCTCT ATAAGCCAAGGATCCAAGGGTGTTCAGGCCACTTCAGAGGTGTGGAGGGTGACATTACGATAGACAGGTTGCCCTGTCATGTAGATGGGAACCCTCCACCCACTGTCCAGTGGTACCATGGGGGGACAGCGATCAGTGCATCTGTGCCTCTCACCAGGACTGGCTCAGGAGAGTACACAGCTGAAGTTGTGAACAGTCTCGGCAAAAGCATCACCTCTGTCAACATCACCGTTGAAT ATGCTCCCACCTTCAAGGAAAACTTGTTGGAGATTTCTGTTCCTGTAGGAGCAAATGTTGAACTGAGCTGTGATGCAGAGGGGCACCCTCAACCACACCTTAACTGGACCTGTGATGGTGCACATGAGAAGGAGACCACAAATCATCTCTACATTGTCCAAATAGAACACAATATGAGATGTCAATGTACAGCCAGCAATTATCTGCACAGTGCAACAAAGGAATTCATCATTGTGGTGGTTAAACCAAGACCAGCAGTGCCCCCTGCAGCCATAACCACTCCTGAGGCAGTGCCACAATCTG CATGTCCTGTAATACTGACCCCTGCTGAGGTGGTGGTGAGATTTGGAGATCCACTTTCAATTAACTGCAGCACGTCGGCTGCAAACGTTAAGGAGATCGACTTCATTGTCTCATTTGGAAAGAAGCAGGTTGAACAACCTTTGTCTGTCAGCTGGGCTGTGGAAGAAGTCAAAGAGTGGGATGTAAACGCTGAATGCTTTGTGACTCTGGAACAAAATCAGTGCTCTGAGATGCCAAACGTCATCGTTTATA AGACTCCAGACTCTGTGTCAGTCTCTGCTGGTGTGAcgcaggagggagcagagatggtcctgagctgtgatgtcactAACGTGGCCCCTCTTCAGGCGCTCAGAGTGAAGTGGTACAGAGGCAATGACATGgtgcacacacaaatgtttaATGACACCAGTAGGACTCCAGCCAGCGCCGTCTCCACCTTGAGAAACACTGCTGTGAGAGAGGACAATGGAGTGGAGTTCAGGTGTGCGGCTGAGCTGCACCTCGGACCCAACGGACCAGAGCTCGTCCCTACAGTGACCTCATCAGCTTACACTGCTGTCGTGCTCT ATAAGCCAAGGATCCAAGGGTGTTCAGGCCACTTCAGAGGTGTGGAGGGTGACATTACGATAGACAGGTTGCCCTGTCATGTAGATGGGAACCCTCCACCCACTGTCCAGTGGTACCATGGGGGGACAGCGATCAGTGCATCTGTGCCTCTCACCAGGACTGGCTCAGGAGAGTACACAGCTGAAGTTGTGAACAGTCTCGGCAAAAGCAGCACCTCTGTCTACATCACCGTTGAAT ATAGCCCTTCCTTTACCTGCAACCAACACTATGAGATTAAAGAAGATGCTCAggtccagagtgtgtgtgaaccaGATGGTCTCCCCCCTCCTATCATCACCTGGACAAAAGATGGAGCAGTGATACCAACCCCGCCTCGGTGGACAAAACATGACAGTGGAAACTACTCACTTACAGCAACCAACAAACATGGCACAAGGAGTCATTGGCTCTATCTTAACGTTCTGT ATGCCCCCGTGTTTAACCTGGAAAGTTACACCCAGGAGGTTTACCCAGGAGAGAATGTCAACCTTGATTGTTCGGCTGAGGGTAACCCTCCCCCTGAGATCTCCTGGGAATATGCCCCTGCAGACAATGCGATGGTCACTGGGGGGCGCCAGAAGAGCATCAGGATCACAGGAGCCACGTCTACCAACGCCGGTGTTTACGTCTGCGTCGCCAAGAGTAAAGCCGGGCGTGTAACAAGATCCGTCACACTGCTCATGAAAG GTGAAAGCAGCCGAGTCCCACCGGAAGTTCTCTGGCTGCTGCCGTTATTGTTAATCATCATAATCCTTCTTGTCGTCCTATTGTATCGCACGTGCAAGAAAAAGCACGGAGAGTACAGATTTGTGGCTGACAGGGCCAAAGATGGCTCTGATGTGTCCATCCCTTTAACCACCAAACACAAGGGAGTGCAGGCCTAG
- the LOC105416469 gene encoding hemicentin-2 isoform X3, whose translation MSNHQLLDSERLLVLLSLKSIWMFQFHHPTCWSNMSHLRRMLGFLILMFLQCEADKSCSPGLINLDPEVVVEYGETVVLNCTSTSEDDLDVFWKIGMEEELSYVEVPGTKWDMKAECVIQLNDSFQCSNEVNIVVYKTPDSVSVSADVTQEGAVMVLSCDVTNVAPLQALRVKWYRGNDTVHTQMLNDTSRTPASVISTLRTTVVREDNGVEFRCAAELHLGPNGPELVPTVTSSAYTAVVLYKPRIQGCSGHFRGVEGDITIDRLPCHVDGNPPPTVQWYHGGTAISASVPLTRTGSGEYTAEVVNSLGKSSTSVNITVEYAPTFKENLLEISVPVGANVELSCDAEGHPQPKLNWTCDGAHEKETTNHLYIVQIEHNMRCQCTASNYLHSATKEFIIVVVEPRPAVPPAAITTPEAVPQSACPVILTPAEVVVRFGDPLSINCSTSAANVEEIDFIVSFGKKQVEQPLSVSWAVEEVKEWDVNAECFVTLGQNQCSEMPNVIVYKTPDSVSVSADVTQEGAEMVLSCDVTNVAPLQALRVKWYRGNDMVHTQMLNDTSRTPASAVSTFRTAVMREDNGVEFRCAAELHLGPNGPELVPTVTSSAYTAVVLYKPRIQGCSGHFRGVEGDITIDRLPCHVDGNPPPTVQWYHGGTAISASVPLTRTGSGEYTAEVVNSLGKSITSVNITVEYAPTFKENLLEISVPVGANVELSCDAEGHPQPHLNWTCDGAHEKETTNHLYIVQIEHNMRCQCTASNYLHSATKEFIIVVVKPSTAVPPAAITTPEAVPQSACPVILTPAEVVVRFGDPLSINCSTSAANVKEIDFIVSFGKKQVEQPLSVSWAVEEVKEWDVNAECFVTLEQNQCFKMPNVIVYKTPDSVSVSAGVTQEGAEMVLSCDVTNVAPLQALRVKWYRGNDMVHTQMLNDTSRTPASAVSTFRTAVMREDNGVEFRCAAELHLGPNGPELVPTVTSSAYTAVVLYKPRIQGCSGHFRGVEGDITIDRLPCHVDGNPPPTVQWYHGGTAISASVPLTRTGSGEYTAEVVNSLGKSITSVNITVEYAPTFKENLLEISVPVGANVELSCDAEGHPQPHLNWTCDGAHEKETTNHLYIVQIEHNMRCQCTASNYLHSATKEFIIVVVKPSTAVPPAAITTPEAVPQSACPVILTPAEVVVRFGDPLSINCSTSAANVKEIDFIVSFGKKQVEQPLSVSWAVEEVKEWDVNAECFVTLEQNQCFKMPNVIVYKTPDSVSVSAGVTQEGAEMVLSCDVTNVAPLQALRVKWYRGNDMVHTQMLNDTSRTPASAVSTFRTAVMREDNGVEFRCAAELHLGPNGPELVPTVTSSAYTAVVLYKPRIQGCSGHFRGVEGDITIDRLPCHVDGNPPPTVQWYHGGTAISASVPLTRTGSGEYTAEVVNSLGKSITSVNITVEYSPSFTCNQHYEIKEDAQVQSVCEPDGLPPPIITWTKDGAVIPTPPRWTKHDSGNYSLTATNKHGTRSHWLYLNVLYAPVFNLESYTQEVYPGENVNLDCSAEGNPPPEISWEYAPADNAMVTGGRQKSIRITGATSTNAGVYVCVAKSKAGRVTRSVTLLMKGESSRVPPEVLWLLPLLLIIIILLVVLLYRTCKKKHGEYRFVADRAKDGSDVSIPLTTKHKGVQA comes from the exons ATGAGTAATCATCAGCTACTGGATTCAGAGCGTTTGCTTGTTCTTCTGAGTCTGAAGAGCATCTGGATGTTCCAGTTCCATCATCCTACCTGCTGGTCCAACATGTCCCATCTCAGGAGGATGCTGGGCTTTCTCATACTCATGTTTTTACAATGTG AGGCAGATAAAAGCTGTTCTCCTGGCCTCATCAACCTGGATCCTGAGGTTGTAGTAGAATATGGAGAAACTGTAGTTTTAAACTGCACCAGCACTTCTGAGGATGACCTGGATGTGTTTTGGAAAATTGGAATGGAAGAGGAGCTTAGTTATGTCGAAGTTCCTGGGACAAAGTGGGATATGAAAGCTGAGTGTGTCATTCAGCTGAATGACTCTTTTCAATGCAGCAATGAAGTTAATATTGTTGTGTACA AGACTCCAGACTCTGTGTCAGTCTCTGCTGATGTGACGCAGGAGGGAGCAGTGATGGTCctgagctgtgatgtcactAACGTGGCCCCTCTTCAGGCGCTCAGAGTGAAGTGGTACAGAGGCAATGACACGgtgcacacacaaatgcttAATGACACCAGTAGGACTCCAGCCAGCGTCATCTCCACCTTGAGAACCACTGTCGTGAGAGAGGACAATGGAGTGGAGTTCAGGTGTGCGGCTGAGCTGCACCTCGGACCCAACGGACCAGAGCTCGTCCCTACAGTGACCTCATCAGCTTACACTGCTGTCGTGCTCT ATAAGCCAAGGATCCAAGGGTGTTCAGGCCACTTCAGAGGTGTGGAGGGTGACATTACGATAGACAGGTTGCCCTGTCATGTAGATGGGAACCCTCCACCCACTGTCCAGTGGTACCATGGGGGGACAGCGATCAGTGCATCTGTGCCTCTCACCAGGACTGGCTCAGGAGAGTACACAGCTGAAGTTGTGAACAGTCTCGGCAAAAGCAGCACCTCTGTCAACATCACCGTTGAAT ATGCTCCCACCTTCAAGGAAAACTTGTTGGAGATTTCTGTTCCTGTAGGAGCAAATGTTGAACTGAGCTGTGATGCAGAGGGGCACCCTCAACCAAAACTTAACTGGACCTGTGATGGTGCACATGAGAAGGAGACCACAAATCATCTCTACATTGTCCAAATAGAACACAATATGAGATGTCAATGTACAGCCAGCAATTATCTGCACAGTGCAACAAAGGAATTCATCATTGTGGTGGTTGAACCAAGACCAGCAGTGCCCCCTGCAGCCATAACCACTCCTGAGGCAGTGCCACAATCTG CATGTCCTGTAATACTGACCCCTGCTGAGGTGGTGGTGAGATTTGGAGATCCACTTTCAATTAACTGCAGCACGTCGGCTGCAAACGTTGAGGAGATCGACTTCATTGTCTCATTTGGAAAGAAGCAGGTTGAACAACCTTTGTCTGTCAGCTGGGCTGTGGAAGAAGTCAAAGAGTGGGATGTAAACGCTGAATGCTTTGTGACTCTGGGACAAAATCAGTGCTCTGAGATGCCAAACGTCATCGTTTATA AGACTCCAGACTCTGTGTCAGTCTCTGCTGATGTGAcgcaggagggagcagagatggtcctgagctgtgatgtcactAACGTGGCCCCTCTTCAGGCGCTCAGAGTGAAGTGGTACAGAGGCAATGACATGgtgcacacacaaatgcttAATGACACCAGTAGGACTCCAGCCAGCGCCGTCTCCACCTTCAGAACCGCTGTCATGAGAGAGGACAATGGAGTGGAGTTCAGGTGTGCGGCTGAGCTGCACCTCGGACCCAACGGACCAGAGCTCGTCCCTACAGTGACCTCATCAGCTTACACTGCTGTCGTGCTCT ATAAGCCAAGGATCCAAGGGTGTTCAGGCCACTTCAGAGGTGTGGAGGGTGACATTACGATAGACAGGTTGCCCTGTCATGTAGATGGGAACCCTCCACCCACTGTCCAGTGGTACCATGGGGGGACAGCGATCAGTGCATCTGTGCCTCTCACCAGGACTGGCTCAGGAGAGTACACAGCTGAAGTTGTGAACAGTCTCGGCAAAAGCATCACCTCTGTCAACATCACCGTTGAAT ATGCTCCCACCTTCAAGGAAAACTTGTTGGAGATTTCTGTTCCTGTAGGAGCAAATGTTGAACTGAGCTGTGATGCAGAGGGGCACCCTCAACCACACCTTAACTGGACCTGTGATGGTGCACATGAGAAGGAGACCACAAATCATCTCTACATTGTCCAAATAGAACACAATATGAGATGTCAATGTACAGCCAGCAATTATCTGCACAGTGCAACAAAGGAATTCATCATTGTGGTGGTTAAACCAAGCACAGCAGTGCCCCCTGCAGCCATAACCACTCCTGAGGCAGTGCCACAATCTG CATGTCCTGTAATACTGACCCCTGCTGAGGTGGTGGTGAGATTTGGAGATCCACTTTCAATTAACTGCAGCACGTCGGCTGCAAACGTTAAGGAGATCGACTTCATTGTCTCATTTGGAAAGAAGCAGGTTGAACAACCTTTGTCTGTCAGCTGGGCTGTGGAAGAAGTCAAAGAGTGGGATGTAAACGCTGAATGCTTTGTGACTCTGGAACAAAATCAGTGCTTTAAGATGCCAAACGTCATCGTTTATA AGACTCCAGACTCTGTGTCAGTCTCTGCTGGTGTGAcgcaggagggagcagagatggtcctgagctgtgatgtcactAACGTGGCCCCTCTTCAGGCGCTCAGAGTGAAGTGGTACAGAGGCAATGACATGgtgcacacacaaatgcttAATGACACCAGTAGGACTCCAGCCAGCGCCGTCTCCACCTTCAGAACCGCTGTCATGAGAGAGGACAATGGAGTGGAGTTCAGGTGTGCGGCTGAGCTGCACCTCGGACCCAACGGACCAGAGCTCGTCCCTACAGTGACCTCATCAGCTTACACTGCTGTCGTGCTCT ATAAGCCAAGGATCCAAGGGTGTTCAGGCCACTTCAGAGGTGTGGAGGGTGACATTACGATAGACAGGTTGCCCTGTCATGTAGATGGGAACCCTCCACCCACTGTCCAGTGGTACCATGGGGGGACAGCGATCAGTGCATCTGTGCCTCTCACCAGGACTGGCTCAGGAGAGTACACAGCTGAAGTTGTGAACAGTCTCGGCAAAAGCATCACCTCTGTCAACATCACCGTTGAAT ATGCTCCCACCTTCAAGGAAAACTTGTTGGAGATTTCTGTTCCTGTAGGAGCAAATGTTGAACTGAGCTGTGATGCAGAGGGGCACCCTCAACCACACCTTAACTGGACCTGTGATGGTGCACATGAGAAGGAGACCACAAATCATCTCTACATTGTCCAAATAGAACACAATATGAGATGTCAATGTACAGCCAGCAATTATCTGCACAGTGCAACAAAGGAATTCATCATTGTGGTGGTTAAACCAAGCACAGCAGTGCCCCCTGCAGCCATAACCACTCCTGAGGCAGTGCCACAATCTG CATGTCCTGTAATACTGACCCCTGCTGAGGTGGTGGTGAGATTTGGAGATCCACTTTCAATTAACTGCAGCACGTCGGCTGCAAACGTTAAGGAGATCGACTTCATTGTCTCATTTGGAAAGAAGCAGGTTGAACAACCTTTGTCTGTCAGCTGGGCTGTGGAAGAAGTCAAAGAGTGGGATGTAAACGCTGAATGCTTTGTGACTCTGGAACAAAATCAGTGCTTTAAGATGCCAAACGTCATCGTTTATA AGACTCCAGACTCTGTGTCAGTCTCTGCTGGTGTGAcgcaggagggagcagagatggtcctgagctgtgatgtcactAACGTGGCCCCTCTTCAGGCGCTCAGAGTGAAGTGGTACAGAGGCAATGACATGgtgcacacacaaatgcttAATGACACCAGTAGGACTCCAGCCAGCGCCGTCTCCACCTTCAGAACCGCTGTCATGAGAGAGGACAATGGAGTGGAGTTCAGGTGTGCGGCTGAGCTGCACCTCGGACCCAACGGACCAGAGCTCGTCCCTACAGTGACCTCATCAGCTTACACTGCTGTCGTGCTCT ATAAGCCAAGGATCCAAGGGTGTTCAGGCCACTTCAGAGGTGTGGAGGGTGACATTACGATAGACAGGTTGCCCTGTCATGTAGATGGGAACCCTCCACCCACTGTCCAGTGGTACCATGGGGGGACAGCGATCAGTGCATCTGTGCCTCTCACCAGGACTGGCTCAGGAGAGTACACAGCTGAAGTTGTGAACAGTCTCGGCAAAAGCATCACCTCTGTCAACATCACCGTTGAAT ATAGCCCTTCCTTTACCTGCAACCAACACTATGAGATTAAAGAAGATGCTCAggtccagagtgtgtgtgaaccaGATGGTCTCCCCCCTCCTATCATCACCTGGACAAAAGATGGAGCAGTGATACCAACCCCGCCTCGGTGGACAAAACATGACAGTGGAAACTACTCACTTACAGCAACCAACAAACATGGCACAAGGAGTCATTGGCTCTATCTTAACGTTCTGT ATGCCCCCGTGTTTAACCTGGAAAGTTACACCCAGGAGGTTTACCCAGGAGAGAATGTCAACCTTGATTGTTCGGCTGAGGGTAACCCTCCCCCTGAGATCTCCTGGGAATATGCCCCTGCAGACAATGCGATGGTCACTGGGGGGCGCCAGAAGAGCATCAGGATCACAGGAGCCACGTCTACCAACGCCGGTGTTTACGTCTGCGTCGCCAAGAGTAAAGCCGGGCGTGTAACAAGATCCGTCACACTGCTCATGAAAG GTGAAAGCAGCCGAGTCCCACCGGAAGTTCTCTGGCTGCTGCCGTTATTGTTAATCATCATAATCCTTCTTGTCGTCCTATTGTATCGCACGTGCAAGAAAAAGCACGGAGAGTACAGATTTGTGGCTGACAGGGCCAAAGATGGCTCTGATGTGTCCATCCCTTTAACCACCAAACACAAGGGAGTGCAGGCCTAG